The nucleotide sequence ttatgaaaaaaaagaaacaactcaataaagttataatttttgtaaataacattttatttgTAAACTACGATtactaaattaaataaaaaactctaCCTTAGCAACGTGGTTTCCAAATGCAGCCCATTGAATTAATGGGAACTCGTTCTCTTATTGTTCACCCACgtaataatttgtttattcaaattagaaaAATTTGCGATAATAGTTAATATTACATTTACAATTATTTACTTGACTTATGAAGATCATATTCGATATCTGCATAGTGGAGCGGACCCTGCACTATTTACACATTTTTgcatatttatatacatagaTATATTCATAGATCGTACGTATTCATGATTATGGATTACGATATAGTTATGTATAAGTATGTGCAATTAATTTAAGTTAGTTTGTATGAACATTTTACAGTTAGGCCTTAAAGCTATTTAATATAGAATTTGTATTTGCTTTTGCATTTGTTAACAAGGATCTTTCTGTTTtctttctcattttttgttaTACGTATCAATTTCTTTGTAACTTTACACTGAACTTTTTAACGTGAACGCAATTGGGGAGGTTGGGTTGGATATAAGatattcaataaataaaacagAATAGAGAGGTTCTAGAAATTCAGATGTTTTTGTGTGGCTCAGCCACATATTACAATTTGGAACTGAGAACTCAGAGGTGTATATAACATTGCAACAACTTGAATCCGGCGGAGGGGGCAGTCGGCGTTTtagaaacaacaacagcagcagcagcggcaacaTCTAGTTGCTGTTAATGCACAAAATCGTTGGGTATATAATGCTGCGGCTCCACAATGACGCTGGTGTAATGGGGCGTGGCCACCACTGCCgccgccgcagcagcagcatttACGCTCTTGAAACTCTCGGCGAAATCGCTGACGACTctctgatgttgctgctgttgctgttgctgctgctggtggggCATGGCATAGTGATattgctggtgttgctgctgctgctgttgcggATGCAATctctgctgttgctgctgctgttgcaggTGCTGCTGCTCCAtcagatgttgctgctgctgctgatgttgctgctgctgttgcgaACTGTTGTCGGAAAAGTAGCTCAGCTCAAAATTGTGACTCAGATCGCTATATGTCGTTTGAGAGGGCGATGTACCATTCACAATCGAGGCATTGCCGGTGGACAATTGTCGCTCACTTTCTGAACTGCTGGAACAGCTATTCGAATTGGCCGAAAAGGGACGAATCATCGAGGTGGCCACATCCACCGTGGCATCGTAgtcataataataatgattgttattattgtaGTACAGATTGCCGGTGGTGGTGTCCGGATATTGCATTTCCGTGGAGTAAACGCCGGAGGACGAGGCCGAGGCACTGGAGCCACCTCCCGCACTTGAGGCAGTGCCTCCGCCCACACTGCTACTCGAACTGACCACCAGGTCGTTGAGCGGGGGATACAGTTGGGTGTAGCTCAGGCTATCGTGATCCATACTGCCCGATTGCTGTTGCATCTGATGGTGGTGCCACACGccattattgttattattattattactgcTACTGTTGTTGGTTGAGGGCACGGGCGTGACGGCATTGGGCGGCTGCAACGGCAACTCCGGCTCGAAGTAGGGATCCAACTTGGGACTGGCACTCAGGGCCAGGCTGACGGGCGTTCCAGGACCACCCACCGGCTGACCCGTTGCGCCGGCGCATTGGGGCTGCACCACCGCCTGTTGgggcaccaccaccacctggGCTACCTGCACCGCTTGGGCCGCCTGTGCCGCTTGAGCCGCCTGAGCCGCTTGAGCTGCCTGCGCCGCCTGGGCCGCCTGAGCCGCCGCTTGGGCCGCCTGGGCCGCCGGCGAGATGGGCTCCCGCTTCACAACGCCCGTCTGAATCTCGTTCAGCACCAAGTCTTTCACCTCTCGTTCGCTGAGCACATAGTTCACGCTCACGATGAACACTTCTCGCGAGGATCGCGAATTGTGCACCAGGGTGGCGTACGACTGCACCCACACCCAGCCACCGCCCTTGGTCAGGAAGCGGTAGTATTTGGTGGTCACTTGTCCTTTGTACAGCACtgtaagaaaaatataaagtttttaattagtAGAAGGTTCAACAAATCAGGATccatttaaaaaatgaatCTTTAACATTTTTGATACACTAAGCCATAAGGAAAAATTGGTTTAGTTGTAAGTATTTATTCGAAGTATTTTTTAGTGATCGATGATCAATTTACTTTACTATTAATTAACTCAATAAAAACTAGCAGGTAATTTAAGATATTTACTGCTTGAAATAGTTTAAATTCCTGATACTATTGGGTATTTCTAggtattttactttttttttagtttgatTATAATGCagaaatagtaaaaaataatcTAAGGATTAAACGCACCTTGAATCTTATTATT is from Drosophila suzukii chromosome 3, CBGP_Dsuzu_IsoJpt1.0, whole genome shotgun sequence and encodes:
- the sim gene encoding protein single-minded isoform X1 gives rise to the protein MDPKNIAKTCAMKEKSKNAARTRREKENTEFCELAKLLPLPAAITSQLDKASVIRLTTSYLKMRQVFPDGLGEAWGSSPAMQRGATIKELGSHLLQTLDGFIFVVAPDGKIMYISETASVHLGLSQVELTGNSIFEYIHNYDQDEMNAILSLHPHINQHPAAFLNSLQLAQTHTPIGSPNGVQHPSAYDHDRGSHTIEIEKTFFLRMKCVLAKRNAGLTTSGFKVIHCSGYLKARIYPDRGDGQGSLIQNLGLVAVGHSLPSSAITEIKLHQNMFMFRAKLDMKLIFFDARVSQLTGYEPQDLIEKTLYQYIHAADIMAMRCSHQILLYKGQVTTKYYRFLTKGGGWVWVQSYATLVHNSRSSREVFIVSVNYVLSEREVKDLVLNEIQTGVVKREPISPAAQAAQAAAQAAQAAQAAQAAQAAQAAQAAQAVQVAQVVVVPQQAVVQPQCAGATGQPVGGPGTPVSLALSASPKLDPYFEPELPLQPPNAVTPVPSTNNSSSNNNNNNNGVWHHHQMQQQSGSMDHDSLSYTQLYPPLNDLVVSSSSSVGGGTASSAGGGSSASASSSGVYSTEMQYPDTTTGNLYYNNNNHYYYDYDATVDVATSMIRPFSANSNSCSSSSESERQLSTGNASIVNGTSPSQTTYSDLSHNFELSYFSDNSSQQQQQHQQQQQHLMEQQHLQQQQQQQRLHPQQQQQQHQQYHYAMPHQQQQQQQQQHQRVVSDFAESFKSVNAAAAAAAVVATPHYTSVIVEPQHYIPNDFVH
- the sim gene encoding protein single-minded isoform X3, with the protein product MKEKSKNAARTRREKENTEFCELAKLLPLPAAITSQLDKASVIRLTTSYLKMRQVFPDGLGEAWGSSPAMQRGATIKELGSHLLQTLDGFIFVVAPDGKIMYISETASVHLGLSQVELTGNSIFEYIHNYDQDEMNAILSLHPHINQHPAAFLNSLQLAQTHTPIGSPNGVQHPSAYDHDRGSHTIEIEKTFFLRMKCVLAKRNAGLTTSGFKVIHCSGYLKARIYPDRGDGQGSLIQNLGLVAVGHSLPSSAITEIKLHQNMFMFRAKLDMKLIFFDARVSQLTGYEPQDLIEKTLYQYIHAADIMAMRCSHQILLYKGQVTTKYYRFLTKGGGWVWVQSYATLVHNSRSSREVFIVSVNYVLSEREVKDLVLNEIQTGVVKREPISPAAQAAQAAAQAAQAAQAAQAAQAAQAAQAAQAVQVAQVVVVPQQAVVQPQCAGATGQPVGGPGTPVSLALSASPKLDPYFEPELPLQPPNAVTPVPSTNNSSSNNNNNNNGVWHHHQMQQQSGSMDHDSLSYTQLYPPLNDLVVSSSSSVGGGTASSAGGGSSASASSSGVYSTEMQYPDTTTGNLYYNNNNHYYYDYDATVDVATSMIRPFSANSNSCSSSSESERQLSTGNASIVNGTSPSQTTYSDLSHNFELSYFSDNSSQQQQQHQQQQQHLMEQQHLQQQQQQQRLHPQQQQQQHQQYHYAMPHQQQQQQQQQHQRVVSDFAESFKSVNAAAAAAAVVATPHYTSVIVEPQHYIPNDFVH
- the sim gene encoding protein single-minded isoform X2, yielding MDPKNIAKTCAMKEKSKNAARTRREKENTEFCELAKLLPLPAAITSQLDKASVIRLTTSYLKMRQVFPDGLGEAWGSSPAMQRGATIKELGSHLLQTLDGFIFVVAPDGKIMYISETASVHLGLSQVELTGNSIFEYIHNYDQDEMNAILSLHPHINQHPLAQTHTPIGSPNGVQHPSAYDHDRGSHTIEIEKTFFLRMKCVLAKRNAGLTTSGFKVIHCSGYLKARIYPDRGDGQGSLIQNLGLVAVGHSLPSSAITEIKLHQNMFMFRAKLDMKLIFFDARVSQLTGYEPQDLIEKTLYQYIHAADIMAMRCSHQILLYKGQVTTKYYRFLTKGGGWVWVQSYATLVHNSRSSREVFIVSVNYVLSEREVKDLVLNEIQTGVVKREPISPAAQAAQAAAQAAQAAQAAQAAQAAQAAQAAQAVQVAQVVVVPQQAVVQPQCAGATGQPVGGPGTPVSLALSASPKLDPYFEPELPLQPPNAVTPVPSTNNSSSNNNNNNNGVWHHHQMQQQSGSMDHDSLSYTQLYPPLNDLVVSSSSSVGGGTASSAGGGSSASASSSGVYSTEMQYPDTTTGNLYYNNNNHYYYDYDATVDVATSMIRPFSANSNSCSSSSESERQLSTGNASIVNGTSPSQTTYSDLSHNFELSYFSDNSSQQQQQHQQQQQHLMEQQHLQQQQQQQRLHPQQQQQQHQQYHYAMPHQQQQQQQQQHQRVVSDFAESFKSVNAAAAAAAVVATPHYTSVIVEPQHYIPNDFVH